In the Desulfovibrio sp. Huiquan2017 genome, CCAAGACCGGCGAAGCGCTGGGTGCGGGTGAAATCTGCCTGAACTCCATTGACGCCGACGGCGTGAAGAACGGCTATGACCTGGAGCTGACCCGCCTGGTGGCCGAATCCGTGACCATCCCGGTCATCGCCTCCGGTGGTGCGGGCAACCCTCAGCACATGGTGGACGCCGTGACCGAAGGCAAGGCCACTGCCGCGCTCATCGCCTCCATCGTCCATTACGGCGAGTACACCATCCCACAAATCAAGAAATACATGTCCGAGCACGGCGTCCAGACGCGAATGGTCTGGTAGTGCCGCAACGAGCGAAACAAACAAGAAAGCCCCGCCGGATCAATCCGACGGGGCTTTTCCTTCTCTTGAAGAAGCGCTTTGGTCCGGCCTATTCACCCCGGAACGTACCGCTTTTGCCGCCGGATTTGAAAATCAAGCGGCAATTGTCGATGACGATATCCTTCTGGACCGCCTTGCACATGTCGTAGATAGTCGCGGCCGCCGCCTGGCAGCCGATCAAGGCTTCCATCTCGACACCGGTCTTGTAGGCTGTCCGAACCTCGCATTCCAGCTCGATGGTCGAATCCTCGTCATGCACGGTGAATCGCACGTCGATGTAGCTGATGGGCAGGGGATGGCACATGGGGATCAGATCACTGGTCCGTTTGGCCGCCTGGATGCCCGCTATCTTGGCCGTGGTCAACACGTCTCCCTTGGGCAGGGCGTCCGCCTTGAGCAGACGCAAGGTTTCCGAGGAAAGGCGAACCAGCCCCCGGACAATAGCCGTGCGGGTCGTGTCGTTCTTGGCGGAAACGTCCACCATGCGGGCATTGCCGTCACGGTCCATGTGCGAAAATCCGTCTGCCATAGTCTACTCTCCCATGACCTTGTCCTTGGCCTTCTTGAAGAAGCCCTTGGCCCGGTTCTTGAGTTTTCCGGCTTCGATCTCGGCGAACTCCTTGAGAAGCTCCTCTTGGCGGCCGTTCAGCTTGGAGGGCGTCTTCACGCGGACCTCCACAAGCAGGTCGCCATTCTGGGTGGAACCGAGATGGGGCAAACCCAGGCCGCGCAGCCGAAAGACTTCGCCGGACTGGGTGCCACTGGGGATGTCCAGGTTCACCGGCTCGTCCAGAGTAGGCACTTCCAGGCGGTGCCCCAGAGCAGCCTCGACCATGGAGATTTCTCGGCTGAGGATCAAATTCTGGCCCTGGCGCTCGAAGGTTTCGTCCGGAGTGACCCGGATGACCACGTAGAGATCGCCCGGAGGGCCTCCGTTAACCCCGGCCTCGCCCTCGCCGCGCAGGCGCAGGCGCGAATTGTTGTCCACGCCCGCCGGAATGCGGACGTTGAGGTCCTTGTCCTTGATGACCGTGCCGCGCCCCATGCAGGTGTCGCAGGGCTCGGTGATCAGCTTACCCGCGCCCCGACATTGGGGACAGGTGGCGGAAATGCGGAAGAACCCCTGGGATTGCTGGACCGTGCCGGACCCGCCGCACTGGGGACAGGTCTGGGG is a window encoding:
- the moaC gene encoding cyclic pyranopterin monophosphate synthase MoaC, producing the protein MADGFSHMDRDGNARMVDVSAKNDTTRTAIVRGLVRLSSETLRLLKADALPKGDVLTTAKIAGIQAAKRTSDLIPMCHPLPISYIDVRFTVHDEDSTIELECEVRTAYKTGVEMEALIGCQAAAATIYDMCKAVQKDIVIDNCRLIFKSGGKSGTFRGE
- the dnaJ gene encoding molecular chaperone DnaJ, translating into MSKRDYYEILEVERTASQDEIKTAYRRLAFKFHPDRNQDDPDAESKFKEAAEAYEVLGSPEKRQSYDRFGHDGVNGNGFSGFSSNEDIFGAFSDIFGEVFGFSSAGRTNRPRAGSDLRYNLEISFRDAAKGTEVSIKIPVESTCETCGGSGAAPGSSPQTCPQCGGSGTVQQSQGFFRISATCPQCRGAGKLITEPCDTCMGRGTVIKDKDLNVRIPAGVDNNSRLRLRGEGEAGVNGGPPGDLYVVIRVTPDETFERQGQNLILSREISMVEAALGHRLEVPTLDEPVNLDIPSGTQSGEVFRLRGLGLPHLGSTQNGDLLVEVRVKTPSKLNGRQEELLKEFAEIEAGKLKNRAKGFFKKAKDKVMGE